TAATCTGAGCTCCAGTCCCTCTGCACCTAGTTTACTTCCTTCTGCTCTCCAGACTTCCCCACAGCCTCCGTCATGACTCTCTGTCCCCCTCTCCACAGACTCTGGGCTGGGACGTCCTGCTGGCTCGTCGCCTGCCCCCACCCTTCGTGCCTACGCTTTCGGGGCGCACAGACGTCAGCAACTTCGATGAGGAGTTCACTGGAGAGTTGCCCACGCTGAGCCCTCCACGGGATGCGCGGCCCCTCACAGCTGCGGAGCAGGCGGCCTTCCGGGATTTCGACTTTGTGGCGGGAGGCTACTAGCCCCAAGCCCCTGCCTTGCCCAAGAGttcttggtttttaaaaagcCCTTTGGGGTTTGCCCCATACATGTATTTTCAGCCTCTGTGTGCAATCTGGGGCAAGCGTCCTTGAAACAGGTGACAAGCAGGCAGACTCTGGGGGACAGGACTGTGATGGGGCTCAATTGAAAGGTCAAGCTGGGAACATGCATTAGTGAGGAGCCAGGATAGGACTCAGGGCTGTAGTGGGTATAGGGTATTGAGACTGTTAGTATAGTTAGGGACCAAAAGTGAGCAGAATGGTTCCAAGAGCCTGTTGTGGCGgcggcagagacaggaagtgaatcCAAAACCTCGCTGCATTTAAGGGGAGCTCCAATCTCAGAACTAAGGACTCAGGGTTGTGCACATGCTCTTGGAGCTGATGACCCGGGGATCCCACCTCTGATATTTGGAACATCCCGTGTCTACGCCATCGTGTGCCCAATGTTAGAATTGTACTCGTCTGGGTGGAGCCTTTTTTCACCAATATGTGGTCACAGTGTGTGCTGTCGCCCCGCAGGACACATCGCCCATGGCATGCTGTATTTGAGGTTTTCTACACCCTTGAGCCCTGCTCAGTGGCTTTGGCTGGGCACGTTCAGAGGTGGCTGAAGCCGCTGTGCCGGGAGCTACGCAGTGAACTGGCCTCCCAGGCACTCTTGGTTAGGTCCAGCTCCGTTGGGCCACCTTTAGCACCGGCCCTCAGGGGCAAGAGGCGAAGCAGTTGGCGCAGCACGGCCTGGCGAAGCAGGATGTACACCCATGGGTCCAGGATCTGGTTCCACGACGCGAGGCGCACAGCCAGAAAGAGCGGCCGCTGCAGGGAGCTAGAATTCCAGCCCCCGACGGCCAATACCACCAGCACCTGCGAGAAAAGCAGTGGGACGGGTGTGAGAGAAGGGGCGGGGTGGAAGGTTAGGATGCCGGGGAGGGCCCTGCAGGGCAAATACTGTGGGAAGGAGAGTGACTAAGCAAAGGTCGTCAGTGACTGCAGAGTCTGGCTAGAGAAGAGCCATCATGCCAGCACACAGGCAAGAAGAAAGGTCAAAaggctgaggaggaaggaggCTAGGAATGGATGGAGCGCAGGGACGAACCGGAGAGGCTTGAGTGGATGGGAGTAAGTTACAGAGATCCAAAGAGGACGAAGGTAGAGCCGGGGATAGCAGAGGGATGAGACAGGCTTGGCTTTTTGTGAAGGCACGGTCTTTAGGGGGCGGAGCCCaggagggggcaggaaggagTGTGGCTTGAGGAGCGGTTGCGCTCCTCACCAGCAGGGGGCTCCAACAGATGCACGACACCACCATGATGCCCACGAGCTGGCCCACCATCTCCACGTCGTGCGCACGAACCCTGCGCGCCGAGCCGCCGCCCCGGGAGCTGCGGAGGGTGGCGGAGGCTGAAGCGATGGATGAGGCAGACGAAGTAGAGGCCAAGTGGGGTCCACGGGACCCCCAGCGCCGGCGATCATCGGGACCTGTGGTCTCCCGGAGACGTCGAGAGCGGCGACGCCTCCAGCGGGCTCGCAGGAGGGCCAGGCCGCTGAGTGTATTGCACACGAGTGCCGCAAGGAGCGCGGCCAGGCCAAGGCCAGCGAAAAGACCGGCAAGTAATGCCTGGCGCCAACCTCCACGAGGCCCAAGGCTAATGAAACACCAGGTACCAGGGTACTGTAGCTCATAGCGACCCACGTGTGCTAGCGGCAGCAGCGCCACTGCCAAAGCCAGGGTGGCCAGTGCCGCTAGTGCCAGGCGTGCGTGGGCCACCGATACACGTGCTGCGTGGAGCAGCGGTTGCGTGACACCCACGCAGCGCTCCACAGCCATGCCGCAGCCAAGCAAAAGTGGACACAGGCCGAAGAAGACCATGCAGCCTCCCAGGAAATGACAGGCCCCGCCAGCAGGCGAACGCCCTGCAGCATACAGGCGAAGCACCAGGGCGCCCGGGATCACATGGCCTGCCAGGTCGATGGCCAGCAGGCTGGCAACGAACAACAGAAAGGTGGCAGCTGAGCGGCGCCGACGCAGACGGCCTGCAGCTTGTGCCAGCAGCGCTAGCGCCAGCACGTTGGACACGGCACCCAGGGTCATGGAGAAGATAGGCAGCACTGGTGATGTGCCGGAATCGCCTGGTGGCAGCACCGCAGATGTGTTGGGGACCCTGGGTGTTGCACACGTTGTTGTCTCGTCCACTAGGCTCTCGTTAAGCCCACAGGGGCTCATATCAGTGGCCAAGAGGGCTAGGTAGATAAGAAGAGGGCACAGTGAGGCTAGGGTCCCACCACCCATAAACAGACTCCATGTAACAATGTGGCCTCTCTGCCCAGGGCACCTCCACATGACCCTGGCTGCTCCATTTCAGATCCCACTTTACCTGTCACTGCTCCATCCCTTGTGCTTGACCTCACTCTGCCCCCCACATCGTCTTCTCTGTCCACTCTTTTGGGGACTTGACTGACCTGGCAAAGGCCCTCTGTATCTGTCCTCATCTCCACCCACCACTTTCCTAGTCTCTTTGGCTGGCTCTGgaactggccttaaacttaagTCCACTTGCCTATGCTTCTTGTGTCCTGAGACTAAAGGCtcacatcaccaccatcacctttTAATCCCACCTTTGATGTCCATGTCCCAACATTTCCACCACTATAGCCCATCTCTTCCAATGGCCATGTCCCTGCTTCCAGAGACTACTCTTCAATCTCCAGTTTCATCTCTCCCCAAACAAGCCATCTCTATAAAGACTCATGTCTATGCCCCAAAGCTGCTATGCCCTGTAGCCCCATCTGTCTCCATGGTCCTCTCTGTCCCCATGGACCCATCTCTGATCTCTTCCGTGCTTTTGGACTCCTCCGGCCCACCTCTTTACCTGGGATCCCATTCTGATGTCCAGTCACACCTGTCTCCATGGCAACCCCTCACTAATCTGGCACTGCCTCATTCAGATGCCCACCCCATACTCTTGTGTTCTTCATTCTCTAGTTGAGGGCTAAAGCAGATGGACAGACAGCCTTGGGCTGAGAACCATGAGCACAGTGAGACCAGGATGGCCATAGCCCATCTTTCTTCAATGCTCCCCTTTTCCCTGATTGCCGACCCTCAAGTCCCGGCTTCTTACCCAGTGCTGCTCAGGATGCAGGGTCCCCATGGCCCGGAACTAGGCTCCTGCTGCCCGCGCCAGCTGCTCCCTGGCTCCCGGCAGGCCGCTCCCTCTTCCTGGGGCGGCTCCTCGGCTCTGTGCCGCCTCCACCCGCACCCCACTGGCCTCCAGGGGCTGCTCCACCCCATGCATGTCTGCCCGCCGGAGCTGGGAGCCTTGAGTGGGCGAAACCTCTGCTGCTGGCAATGGTCAGGGCCACTTGGGCCCGGCTTCTTCCCGCCAAGGACTGAGGTTCTCTGAATTGGTCTGGTCTGCGACCCCCTCCTCTCAGTGGGGCAGAAGCAACCCCCACACCCTCACCCGGGCCTCTTGCCTGCCTCATTAATAAAGTGGATAAAATCTAAACACTGGAAAATGTGAGCATCGCCTGGGGCAGGCTGGGAGGTCTATGCACTctcaagggggtggggtggggtggggtgctgtCCCCATTGGGCTTGAGGGTTTGGGAGTCGGCTGTGTGATGGGAGCCAGCAATGTTGCCTGTCCTTAGGCCTTTGTGGATGTCACAGTGGGGGTGGAGGTGAGCAGCAGCCCAGTCTAGGGTAACAGGGAGGTGGCTGAACAGCTCAGGGGAGCCAGGCTAGCATCTGCATCCTGCCTTAAGGTGGGGCAAGCAATTCATAGGGCACCTGAACCGCATCCGGCACCCACAGCCACAGTCTCACTTTGTCTTGAGAAGGGGAACATGCAGTCACTGTCAGATCAGTCATGATGGCAGGTAAACACTGGACTGCTTCCACCATTGCTGACTTTTAACATCCACTCCCTTAATACCCACAAATACAGACCCCTTGAAATTGATGCTTGCCCACACCTTATAGCACAAGGTGTAAATCTTATTTGACCCTGTAAGTCTGTTACAGTCCTGGGCACATCTCCTGGAGATGTTCTCCCATAAACCAAAGCCCATGGGCACCCAGACCTTGCCCTACCTGAGCCACATAATCACACCTCTAGAC
The DNA window shown above is from Cricetulus griseus strain 17A/GY chromosome 3, alternate assembly CriGri-PICRH-1.0, whole genome shotgun sequence and carries:
- the Ptger1 gene encoding prostaglandin E2 receptor EP1 subtype isoform X3 gives rise to the protein MSPCGLNESLVDETTTCATPRVPNTSAVLPPGDSGTSPVLPIFSMTLGAVSNVLALALLAQAAGRLRRRRSAATFLLFVASLLAIDLAGHVIPGALVLRLYAAGRSPAGGACHFLGGCMVFFGLCPLLLGCGMAVERCVGVTQPLLHAARVSVAHARLALAALATLALAVALLPLAHVGRYELQYPGTWCFISLGPRGGWRQALLAGLFAGLGLAALLAALVCNTLSGLALLRARWRRRRSRRLRETTGPDDRRRWGSRGPHLASTSSASSIASASATLRSSRGGGSARRVRAHDVEMVGQLVGIMVVSCICWSPLLVRSATAPQATLLPAPSWAPPPKDRAFTKSQACLIPLLSPALPSSSLDLCNLLPSTQASPVRPCAPSIPSLLPPQPFDLSSCLCAGMMALL
- the Ptger1 gene encoding prostaglandin E2 receptor EP1 subtype isoform X2, translated to MWRCPGQRGHIVTWSLFMGGGTLASLCPLLIYLALLATDMSPCGLNESLVDETTTCATPRVPNTSAVLPPGDSGTSPVLPIFSMTLGAVSNVLALALLAQAAGRLRRRRSAATFLLFVASLLAIDLAGHVIPGALVLRLYAAGRSPAGGACHFLGGCMVFFGLCPLLLGCGMAVERCVGVTQPLLHAARVSVAHARLALAALATLALAVALLPLAHVGRYELQYPGTWCFISLGPRGGWRQALLAGLFAGLGLAALLAALVCNTLSGLALLRARWRRRRSRRLRETTGPDDRRRWGSRGPHLASTSSASSIASASATLRSSRGGGSARRVRAHDVEMVGQLVGIMVVSCICWSPLLVLVVLAVGGWNSSSLQRPLFLAVRLASWNQILDPWVYILLRQAVLRQLLRLLPLRAGAKGGPTELDLTKSAWEASSLRSSRHSGFSHL